Proteins encoded in a region of the Synechococcus sp. BIOS-U3-1 genome:
- the lipB gene encoding lipoyl(octanoyl) transferase LipB, with protein sequence MPFQQAWDLQRCWQEQLLLESDHAADAEAVWLLQHPPCYTLGRGASEDHLLFDPEHPPAPLHRIDRGGEVTHHAPGQLVAYPVLDLRRRRTDLHWYLRQLEQVVIDVLQALDLQGVRIEGLTGVWLDQQKVAAIGVGCRRWITQHGLALNVTCDLEGFESVVPCGLKGRAVGRLCDWIPELEIEIVQPLLRDALATRFNLVWKESVGEQLCLPKQP encoded by the coding sequence GTGCCTTTTCAGCAGGCCTGGGACCTGCAGCGCTGTTGGCAGGAGCAGTTGCTTCTGGAGTCAGATCACGCCGCTGATGCGGAAGCGGTCTGGCTGCTGCAGCACCCTCCCTGTTACACCCTTGGCCGCGGCGCCAGTGAAGACCATCTGCTGTTCGATCCGGAGCATCCGCCGGCCCCACTGCACCGCATTGATCGTGGTGGGGAGGTGACGCATCACGCACCCGGTCAACTGGTGGCTTACCCGGTGCTGGATCTCCGTCGTCGTCGCACCGATCTGCACTGGTATCTGCGTCAGCTGGAACAGGTGGTGATTGATGTGTTGCAGGCTCTCGACTTGCAGGGGGTGCGGATCGAAGGTCTCACTGGGGTCTGGCTTGATCAGCAAAAGGTGGCGGCAATCGGTGTTGGTTGCCGTCGCTGGATCACGCAGCACGGTCTTGCGTTGAACGTGACCTGCGATCTGGAGGGTTTCGAGTCCGTGGTGCCTTGTGGACTCAAAGGACGAGCGGTTGGTCGCCTCTGCGACTGGATTCCTGAACTGGAGATCGAGATTGTGCAACCCCTGCTGCGCGATGCCCTGGCCACTCGCTTCAATCTGGTCTGGAAGGAGAGCGTTGGCGAGCAGCTGTGTTTGCCGAAGCAGCCTTGA
- a CDS encoding dihydrolipoamide acetyltransferase family protein, translated as MPALSSTMTEGKIVEWLKNPGDKVGRGESVLVVESDKADMDVESFNEGYLAAVLMPAGSTAPVGETIGLIVETEAEIAEAQAKAPSGGGSAPAATAAPTAAPTAAASTAPASPAPSPVPAQTAPVAPPAPAAAPPSNGRLIASPRAKKLASQMGVDLAGIRGSGPNGRIQAEDVERAAGRPISVPLVGEGTAAAVSSGAASAAKAPSSPAGNSFGRPGDTVAFNTLQGAVNRNMEASLAVPCFRVGYTITTDLLDAFYKQVKPKGVTMTALLAKAVAVTLARHPQVNAATTAAGMSYPADVNVAVAVAMEDGGLITPVLRQADRTDLYELSRQWGDLVKRSRSKQLQPEEYSTGTFTLSNLGMFGVDRFDAILPPGTGAILAVAASRPAVVAGKDGSIAVKRQMQVNLTADHRVIYGADGAAFLKDLAELIETRPESLAI; from the coding sequence ATGCCTGCCCTCAGCTCCACGATGACGGAGGGAAAGATTGTTGAGTGGCTCAAAAACCCTGGCGACAAGGTGGGCCGCGGCGAGTCTGTGCTTGTGGTCGAGTCCGACAAGGCCGACATGGATGTCGAATCCTTCAATGAGGGTTATCTCGCGGCTGTTCTGATGCCTGCGGGCAGCACGGCTCCCGTGGGCGAGACCATTGGTTTGATCGTGGAGACCGAGGCTGAGATTGCCGAGGCCCAGGCCAAGGCGCCGTCGGGTGGTGGATCGGCTCCCGCAGCCACCGCTGCGCCAACAGCTGCGCCAACAGCGGCTGCTTCAACGGCACCTGCTTCCCCAGCACCCTCTCCCGTTCCTGCTCAAACTGCACCAGTCGCCCCACCTGCTCCGGCGGCTGCGCCGCCCAGTAATGGTCGACTGATTGCCAGTCCAAGGGCCAAGAAGCTGGCCTCTCAGATGGGTGTTGACCTTGCCGGCATCCGCGGCAGTGGCCCCAATGGTCGAATTCAGGCCGAAGACGTGGAGCGCGCTGCTGGGCGTCCGATCAGTGTGCCTTTGGTTGGGGAAGGCACCGCCGCTGCCGTGAGTTCTGGAGCTGCGAGCGCCGCCAAGGCTCCGAGCTCTCCCGCGGGTAACAGCTTTGGTCGCCCTGGAGACACCGTGGCGTTCAACACGCTCCAGGGCGCGGTGAATCGCAATATGGAGGCCAGCCTCGCCGTCCCCTGCTTCCGGGTGGGCTACACGATCACCACCGACCTACTCGATGCTTTCTATAAACAGGTGAAGCCCAAGGGCGTCACGATGACGGCCCTTCTGGCTAAGGCTGTTGCCGTCACCCTGGCGCGGCATCCGCAGGTGAATGCCGCAACCACTGCCGCGGGCATGAGCTATCCCGCCGATGTGAATGTGGCAGTTGCAGTGGCGATGGAAGACGGTGGATTGATCACACCCGTGCTGCGTCAAGCCGATCGAACCGATTTGTATGAGCTCTCTCGCCAATGGGGGGATCTAGTGAAGCGCTCTCGCAGCAAACAGCTTCAGCCCGAGGAATACAGCACCGGAACGTTCACCCTCTCCAATCTCGGCATGTTCGGGGTCGATCGCTTCGATGCCATCCTTCCTCCCGGCACTGGTGCCATTCTCGCGGTGGCTGCTTCAAGACCTGCCGTCGTGGCTGGAAAGGATGGATCTATCGCTGTGAAGCGGCAAATGCAGGTCAATCTCACGGCGGACCACCGTGTGATTTATGGCGCCGATGGTGCCGCGTTCCTTAAAGATCTGGCTGAATTGATCGAAACTCGCCCTGAAAGTTTGGCGATCTGA
- the recO gene encoding DNA repair protein RecO — MSGDKRLTGLALKVGPLGEHDRLLTLLSDEDGVVRLAVPGARKPRSSLAAAVPLTLLDLQVVGRRSLKRVRQLQVVHNYSGVGKQLETLAAAQALAELAIALVSDCDPVPGMLDTVLIHLESFESLSRSSQPDADLCLAMLVQAGVHLLALGGYGIPLQICCRTGAELAPPIGEWAWRCSLLPEEGLAIGSLPGATIQFNPSELALLQRLPRAEVPRRRDGELMGPRPVWLKLLAVLECWCRTHLPRPVRSLEMVGNCMPPQ; from the coding sequence ATGAGTGGAGACAAGCGCCTGACGGGATTGGCCCTCAAGGTGGGGCCCCTCGGAGAGCACGATCGTTTGTTGACCCTGCTCAGTGATGAAGACGGCGTGGTGCGACTTGCAGTGCCCGGAGCACGTAAACCACGTAGCAGCCTTGCCGCTGCAGTTCCGCTCACCCTGCTGGATCTGCAGGTGGTGGGTCGTCGCAGTTTGAAGAGGGTGCGTCAGCTGCAGGTCGTGCACAACTACAGCGGTGTTGGGAAGCAACTGGAAACATTGGCTGCCGCCCAAGCCCTGGCGGAACTGGCCATTGCCCTTGTGAGCGACTGCGACCCTGTTCCAGGAATGCTCGACACGGTGCTGATTCATCTCGAGAGCTTCGAAAGCCTGAGCCGCTCCAGCCAACCAGACGCAGATCTCTGCTTAGCGATGCTCGTGCAGGCAGGAGTCCATCTACTGGCTCTGGGCGGCTATGGAATTCCACTACAGATTTGCTGCCGCACAGGAGCTGAACTGGCCCCTCCGATTGGTGAGTGGGCATGGCGCTGCAGCCTTCTACCTGAGGAGGGATTGGCGATCGGATCCTTACCGGGCGCCACAATTCAGTTCAACCCATCCGAGCTGGCTCTTTTGCAACGGTTGCCCAGGGCGGAAGTGCCAAGGAGACGCGATGGCGAACTGATGGGTCCGCGTCCGGTGTGGCTAAAGCTTCTGGCTGTCCTGGAATGCTGGTGCCGCACCCATTTGCCCCGCCCAGTGCGTTCACTGGAGATGGTCGGCAACTGCATGCCTCCGCAGTGA
- the hpf gene encoding ribosome hibernation-promoting factor, HPF/YfiA family, with product MKLLIHGRNLDVTPALRDYTETKLDRAIHHFNDLVQEADVHLSVARNPRVPQQTAEVTVFANGTVIRAQERSENLYASIDLVASKLARQLRRFKERHSDHHHSPGHRATETPTTEAVLDDSPVDGSLLAGKEAQLPSPGVRRKYFAMPPMTLDDARTQLDLIDHDFYLFRDSESGELQVIYRRNHGGYGVIQARN from the coding sequence ATGAAGCTCTTGATCCATGGTCGCAATCTGGATGTGACTCCCGCATTGCGGGATTACACCGAGACGAAGCTTGATCGGGCAATCCATCACTTCAACGATCTCGTTCAGGAAGCGGATGTCCACCTGTCGGTAGCTCGCAATCCCCGCGTTCCCCAGCAAACAGCTGAGGTGACCGTCTTCGCCAACGGCACAGTGATTCGTGCCCAGGAACGCAGTGAGAATCTCTACGCCAGCATCGACTTGGTGGCGAGCAAGCTGGCACGTCAGCTTCGACGCTTCAAAGAACGCCACAGCGACCACCACCACAGCCCTGGCCATCGAGCCACCGAGACCCCAACGACTGAAGCGGTGCTCGATGACAGCCCCGTGGACGGTTCACTCCTCGCGGGGAAAGAGGCTCAACTGCCCAGCCCAGGTGTGCGCCGCAAGTACTTCGCCATGCCACCGATGACGCTGGATGACGCACGCACCCAGCTGGATCTCATCGACCATGACTTTTATCTATTTCGCGACAGTGAAAGCGGCGAGCTGCAGGTGATTTATCGGCGCAACCACGGTGGCTATGGAGTGATCCAGGCACGCAACTGA
- a CDS encoding YlqD family protein, giving the protein MSDGTTLSIKRSITIRAVVTPAWKEEAERELSAGISTSDQQLAQLEQEGQQVVDDVRRQSANPLDPRVQEQVAQVQQQVAAKRAELEEQKRNLLQQQAQVRELEMEQIVDQGQLESFCDIQVGDNLVSKMQVAVVVRDGVIEAIEQG; this is encoded by the coding sequence ATGTCCGACGGCACCACCCTGTCGATCAAGCGTTCCATCACCATCCGTGCCGTGGTCACGCCGGCCTGGAAGGAGGAGGCTGAGCGTGAGCTGAGCGCTGGCATCTCCACCAGCGACCAGCAACTGGCTCAACTTGAGCAGGAGGGTCAGCAGGTTGTCGATGATGTTCGTCGTCAGAGCGCCAACCCCCTAGATCCGCGTGTGCAGGAACAGGTCGCTCAGGTGCAGCAGCAGGTTGCGGCCAAGCGGGCTGAGCTCGAAGAACAGAAGCGCAATCTGCTTCAGCAGCAGGCTCAGGTCCGCGAGCTTGAAATGGAACAGATCGTGGATCAGGGTCAGCTCGAGAGCTTCTGTGACATACAGGTGGGTGACAACCTGGTGAGCAAGATGCAGGTTGCTGTCGTGGTGCGCGACGGTGTGATCGAGGCCATCGAGCAGGGCTGA
- a CDS encoding AMP-binding protein: MTAAAQSTWHPTSREQVALARQDHVQSLGRVDQVWPWLKSHHGEVMAVDAPHAAHPECLSYRELAERIDQASAAFRSLKISSGDVVGLFAENSPRWLVADQGLMRAGAIDAVRGAAAPVEELRYILEDSAAVALVVQTADLLQRLQLPAEMQERLRFVLVLEGPAPTGAIDFDAFLALADGHDAPDPMAGRDRVSAPATTATILYTSGTTGRPKGVPLTHANLLHQMRSLACVTRPQPGSPVLSVLPIWHSYERSAEYYFFSCACSQSYTTIKQLKKDLPRVKPVIMATVPRLWEAVQAGFEDAVKTFPASRQRLLRAALANSKAYCLARRRSRDLMIQPLRKRDRLRAAAEASRRWPAHALASKLIWPKLRQQLSGGALRFPINGGGAIAPHVDSFFEAVGIELLVGYGLTETSPVVSCRRPWRNIRGSSGLPLPDTEFRIVDAETRQPLGFRERGVVLVHGPQVMGGYLGKPEATAKVLDADGWFDTGDLGMLLPDGSVVLTGRAKDTIVLSSGENIEPGPLEEALVSSPLIEQVMLVGQDERQLGALVVPRADAIKAWASSQGCDPGDQRLFKLLRGELNRLLAERVGSRADERLAGVALVEAFSIENGLLTQTLKQRRDRITERDRSAIESMYGR; this comes from the coding sequence GTGACTGCCGCCGCTCAATCCACCTGGCATCCAACCTCTCGCGAGCAGGTGGCACTGGCTCGCCAGGATCATGTTCAAAGTCTCGGCAGGGTGGATCAGGTCTGGCCCTGGCTGAAATCCCATCACGGTGAGGTGATGGCGGTTGATGCTCCCCATGCCGCCCATCCCGAGTGTCTCAGCTATCGAGAGCTGGCTGAGCGGATTGATCAAGCCTCTGCCGCATTCCGCAGTCTGAAGATCAGCAGCGGCGATGTTGTGGGCCTTTTCGCTGAGAACAGTCCTCGCTGGCTGGTAGCCGATCAGGGCCTCATGCGGGCCGGTGCCATTGATGCGGTGCGTGGGGCAGCAGCACCTGTGGAGGAGCTGCGTTACATCCTCGAGGATTCGGCGGCCGTTGCGCTGGTGGTGCAAACCGCTGATTTGCTGCAGCGTTTACAGCTGCCGGCGGAGATGCAGGAGCGTCTGCGCTTTGTGCTCGTACTGGAGGGCCCAGCTCCTACGGGCGCGATTGATTTCGATGCTTTTCTCGCCCTTGCCGATGGCCACGATGCACCGGATCCAATGGCCGGGCGGGACCGCGTCTCTGCACCAGCCACCACGGCCACGATTTTGTATACGAGTGGAACTACAGGTCGGCCCAAGGGCGTGCCGCTGACGCATGCCAACCTCCTGCATCAGATGCGGAGCCTCGCCTGTGTCACTCGGCCGCAACCAGGATCCCCGGTGTTGAGCGTTCTACCGATCTGGCATTCCTACGAACGCAGCGCTGAGTATTACTTCTTCTCTTGTGCCTGCTCGCAGAGTTACACCACTATCAAGCAGCTCAAGAAGGATCTGCCTCGGGTTAAGCCGGTGATCATGGCCACGGTCCCCAGGTTGTGGGAAGCCGTTCAGGCAGGCTTTGAGGATGCCGTCAAGACCTTTCCAGCTTCCCGTCAACGCCTGTTGAGGGCAGCCTTGGCCAATAGCAAGGCGTACTGCCTCGCCAGGCGCCGCAGCCGTGACCTCATGATTCAGCCGCTACGCAAGCGCGACCGTCTGAGAGCTGCTGCAGAGGCGAGTCGCCGCTGGCCAGCCCATGCGCTTGCCTCCAAACTGATCTGGCCAAAGCTGAGGCAGCAACTCAGTGGCGGAGCACTGCGCTTCCCGATTAATGGAGGAGGCGCCATCGCTCCCCACGTTGATTCGTTCTTTGAAGCGGTGGGCATCGAGCTTCTGGTTGGTTACGGCCTCACGGAAACCAGTCCGGTGGTGAGTTGCCGGCGGCCATGGCGCAACATCCGCGGTAGCTCTGGCCTACCGCTCCCTGACACTGAATTCCGCATTGTTGATGCCGAGACCAGGCAACCGCTTGGGTTTCGAGAACGCGGTGTGGTGTTGGTGCACGGTCCTCAGGTGATGGGTGGATACCTCGGCAAGCCTGAGGCCACCGCCAAGGTGCTTGATGCTGATGGCTGGTTCGATACAGGCGATCTGGGCATGCTTCTCCCTGATGGATCTGTGGTCCTCACCGGACGGGCCAAGGACACGATCGTGCTCAGCAGCGGAGAGAACATTGAGCCCGGGCCGCTTGAAGAGGCGCTGGTCTCAAGCCCGCTGATCGAGCAGGTGATGCTGGTGGGGCAGGACGAACGTCAGCTGGGGGCTCTGGTAGTGCCACGGGCCGATGCGATCAAGGCCTGGGCTAGCTCTCAGGGCTGCGATCCAGGCGATCAGCGCTTGTTCAAGCTGCTGCGCGGGGAGTTGAACCGACTCTTGGCTGAGCGTGTTGGATCCAGGGCTGATGAGCGTCTTGCTGGTGTCGCTCTCGTGGAAGCCTTCTCGATTGAGAACGGCCTGCTGACTCAGACGCTTAAGCAACGCCGAGACCGCATCACGGAACGGGACCGCTCAGCAATCGAAAGCATGTATGGCCGCTAA
- a CDS encoding APC family permease — translation MSVPSFSRLLGRPLPRSSAKDERLPNLQALPILSSDALSSVAYATEAALGILILGGGAALRLSLPITLAIIALITIVVLSYRQAISAYPNGGGSYVVARDNLGRNVGLVAAAALLIDYTLTAAVSLMAGTQALSSLDPSLLGYEVPIALLLLVLVGWANLRGVREAGRVFSVPTYAFVVMIVLLTVAGLKDLTFHHGWSPDAPPMAAALQPIGLFLILRAFSSGCSAMTGIEAIANGVQVFREPAPVNARKTLLVMGVLLSAMFLAVSTMGFMYGVAPNPDITVLAQIGQRVFGDGSVLYWTLQISTLLILVLAANTAFSGFPRLAAMLAEDQCLPMQMKLLGDRLVYQNGIGVLVAITALIIVICRGDTTVAVNLYALGVFTAFTLSQLGLVCRWLKQRGEGWRGRMAMNALGSITTFVVLVVIVVSKFDEGAWTVVIAIPLLVWGLALIRRRYREISAALALDPVGSSLKLVPRDPPTGHHAIVWVASVMQPSFEALRYACSFADSVTAVMVVQKDEDAGQLSQLWDRYAGTDTGALELVLLDSPYSSLLDPFCDFVMEQERRHPERTTTVVMPVAIPRDRLDVALLNQRARNLFEALSTDQSRVFSIVRYFVPRSTRRGGSLPSGSMD, via the coding sequence GTGTCTGTTCCGTCCTTTTCACGTCTGCTGGGCCGCCCCCTGCCGCGCTCCAGTGCCAAGGATGAGCGACTCCCCAATCTTCAGGCGCTGCCGATTTTGTCCTCGGATGCTCTGTCATCCGTGGCCTATGCCACGGAAGCGGCGCTTGGCATTCTGATCCTTGGAGGCGGCGCAGCTCTTCGGCTGTCGCTCCCCATCACCTTGGCGATCATCGCTTTGATCACGATCGTGGTGCTGTCCTACCGGCAGGCGATCTCGGCTTATCCCAATGGTGGCGGTTCCTATGTGGTGGCCCGCGACAATCTCGGACGCAATGTGGGATTGGTGGCAGCCGCTGCGCTGCTAATCGACTACACCCTCACCGCAGCGGTCAGCCTGATGGCTGGAACCCAGGCCCTGTCGTCACTGGATCCATCGTTGTTGGGCTACGAGGTTCCGATCGCTCTGCTGCTGCTCGTGCTCGTGGGCTGGGCAAACCTTCGCGGGGTGAGGGAAGCGGGGCGTGTGTTCTCGGTTCCCACCTATGCCTTCGTGGTGATGATCGTTCTGCTCACGGTTGCTGGGCTCAAGGACCTCACCTTCCATCACGGCTGGAGTCCCGATGCCCCTCCAATGGCGGCTGCGCTGCAGCCGATCGGCTTATTTCTGATCCTCCGGGCATTCAGCTCAGGCTGCTCAGCGATGACCGGCATCGAAGCCATTGCCAATGGTGTTCAAGTTTTCCGGGAGCCTGCTCCCGTCAATGCCCGTAAAACCCTTCTGGTGATGGGTGTTCTGCTGTCGGCAATGTTTCTTGCAGTCAGCACCATGGGCTTCATGTATGGAGTCGCACCCAATCCCGACATCACCGTGTTGGCTCAGATCGGTCAACGCGTGTTTGGTGATGGCAGCGTTCTGTACTGGACTCTGCAGATCTCAACGCTGCTGATTCTGGTGCTGGCAGCGAACACGGCCTTCTCCGGATTTCCCCGTCTGGCGGCAATGCTGGCGGAAGACCAGTGCTTGCCGATGCAGATGAAGCTGCTTGGTGATCGGCTTGTTTATCAGAACGGAATCGGGGTGTTGGTGGCGATCACGGCGCTGATCATCGTGATCTGCAGGGGTGATACCACCGTTGCAGTCAATCTGTATGCCCTTGGGGTCTTCACCGCCTTCACGCTGTCGCAGCTGGGATTGGTGTGTCGCTGGTTGAAGCAGCGTGGAGAGGGCTGGCGGGGGCGAATGGCGATGAATGCCCTCGGATCGATCACCACCTTCGTGGTGCTGGTGGTGATCGTGGTGAGCAAATTCGATGAGGGGGCTTGGACTGTGGTGATCGCCATCCCGCTTTTGGTCTGGGGATTGGCCTTGATCCGCCGCCGGTACCGGGAGATCTCCGCTGCCCTCGCTCTCGACCCTGTTGGGTCGTCCTTAAAGCTGGTTCCCCGAGATCCACCAACTGGGCACCATGCGATCGTCTGGGTCGCGAGTGTGATGCAACCGTCTTTTGAGGCGTTGCGCTACGCCTGTTCGTTTGCCGATTCGGTCACGGCGGTGATGGTGGTGCAGAAGGACGAGGATGCCGGCCAGCTCAGCCAGTTGTGGGATCGCTATGCGGGTACCGACACCGGTGCTCTTGAGCTGGTGCTGCTCGACAGCCCATACAGTTCGCTACTTGATCCCTTCTGTGACTTCGTGATGGAGCAGGAGCGACGGCATCCTGAGCGCACCACGACCGTGGTGATGCCTGTGGCTATTCCTAGGGATCGATTGGATGTGGCCCTACTCAACCAAAGGGCACGCAACCTTTTTGAAGCGCTTTCCACCGACCAGAGCCGGGTGTTTTCGATTGTGCGCTATTTCGTGCCCCGTTCGACCCGCAGGGGTGGAAGTTTGCCCTCAGGCAGCATGGATTGA
- a CDS encoding 2-deoxyribose-5-phosphate aldolase, translating to MTKSPRRQDLPDIPPLIHQALLNPLLQEEELFTLCDAARQLGFGGVCVSLVHLEAVRRRLGGHGPVRLIATVAFPFGALPAELKQAQAEWAAAHGADALEVTPDWSALVNGRANSFAEELAAIAALDLPMTVVLDVNQLNEAQLALAAEAAMDAGAASLQAGNGFGAAVSANQIRELRQLTRGRCAIKAAGGIRELELALDLVEAGAIALGTGHGPALVKALRQPR from the coding sequence ATGACCAAGTCACCGCGCCGGCAGGATCTGCCGGACATCCCCCCTCTGATTCACCAAGCTCTGCTCAATCCACTGCTGCAGGAGGAGGAACTGTTCACGCTTTGCGACGCCGCCAGGCAACTGGGATTCGGCGGAGTCTGCGTCAGCCTCGTTCACCTCGAAGCTGTCCGCAGGCGCCTGGGGGGTCATGGACCGGTGAGGTTGATCGCCACTGTTGCCTTCCCTTTTGGAGCGCTGCCTGCCGAGCTGAAACAAGCCCAAGCCGAATGGGCTGCTGCCCATGGAGCCGACGCTCTCGAAGTCACACCGGACTGGTCAGCACTTGTGAACGGCCGTGCCAACAGCTTTGCCGAAGAGCTGGCGGCGATCGCGGCACTGGATCTGCCCATGACCGTAGTGCTGGACGTCAATCAACTGAATGAAGCGCAGCTTGCTCTCGCAGCAGAAGCTGCCATGGATGCAGGCGCTGCATCGCTCCAGGCCGGCAATGGTTTTGGAGCAGCCGTCTCAGCCAATCAGATCCGGGAACTCAGGCAGCTCACCCGAGGCCGTTGCGCCATCAAGGCTGCCGGTGGAATCCGAGAACTTGAACTGGCGCTTGATCTCGTTGAAGCAGGAGCCATCGCGCTGGGCACCGGTCATGGTCCAGCGTTGGTGAAGGCTCTGCGACAACCGCGATGA
- a CDS encoding MFS transporter, with protein sequence MSGSPLNSPEPVLPTGNNPEGGRGLQAVLRLSDFRKLWIGQIFSQLADKFYIVLMVFLIDQHLLLTSQQNGVLAEVASDYGFDISTRTQVITLLATGIFVANTLPAMVLGSVAGVWVDRWPKRRVMVASNGLRALMVMLTPLFLIPGPLILGLPWGYWGLIGMTFVESILTQFFAPAEQAAITLLVPGEHLLAANSLYQTTSMGATIVGFALGEPILRGLNHLFSAIGVRGGEFILLPFCYGMAALSLLAVRYREREIQNDGRSVWHEIGEGLQVLKRIPTVRNAMVHLVLLYSLLAALYVLALQLAGLIRSLGPSGFGMLLAMSGLGMAIGAVMMAQLGHHFSRRRLSAAGLGLITFSLVLLSQFKGSLNSTLAFCGILGVGAALVAIPAQTTIQEETPESQRGRVFGLQNNLINIALSLPLVLAGTLVSSIGLSPVLWLLALLALIAALLERPWQRC encoded by the coding sequence TTGAGCGGATCCCCCCTGAACAGTCCAGAGCCGGTCCTACCCACCGGCAATAATCCGGAGGGAGGCCGCGGGCTCCAGGCCGTGTTGCGCCTGAGCGACTTCCGCAAACTCTGGATCGGCCAGATCTTTTCCCAGCTGGCGGACAAGTTCTACATCGTGCTGATGGTCTTTCTGATCGATCAGCACTTGCTGCTCACATCGCAGCAGAACGGCGTTCTTGCAGAGGTGGCCTCCGATTACGGCTTCGATATCAGCACCCGCACACAGGTGATCACCCTCCTCGCCACAGGGATCTTCGTGGCGAACACACTGCCAGCGATGGTCTTGGGCAGCGTGGCGGGGGTTTGGGTTGACCGCTGGCCAAAACGGCGCGTGATGGTGGCCTCGAACGGACTGAGGGCCTTGATGGTGATGCTGACCCCTCTGTTCCTGATCCCTGGTCCTCTCATCTTGGGACTGCCCTGGGGCTACTGGGGCCTGATCGGCATGACGTTTGTTGAATCAATCCTCACGCAGTTCTTCGCACCCGCCGAACAGGCGGCCATCACCCTGCTTGTACCGGGCGAACACCTGTTGGCAGCGAACTCGCTCTACCAAACCACAAGTATGGGAGCCACGATCGTTGGCTTCGCTCTGGGTGAGCCAATCCTGCGAGGTCTGAATCACCTGTTCAGCGCGATCGGCGTGCGCGGTGGTGAATTCATTCTGCTGCCGTTCTGTTATGGCATGGCAGCTCTGAGCCTGCTGGCGGTGCGCTACCGAGAACGGGAGATCCAAAACGATGGTCGATCGGTCTGGCACGAAATCGGAGAAGGACTACAGGTGCTGAAGCGCATCCCCACGGTGCGCAACGCCATGGTTCATCTGGTGCTGCTTTACAGCCTGCTTGCAGCTCTCTACGTTCTGGCCCTTCAGCTGGCAGGCCTGATTCGCAGTCTCGGGCCCTCTGGTTTCGGCATGCTGCTGGCGATGAGCGGACTGGGAATGGCTATCGGCGCGGTGATGATGGCCCAGCTTGGTCATCACTTCAGTCGCCGCCGACTCTCCGCTGCAGGGCTTGGACTGATCACCTTTTCACTGGTCTTGCTCAGCCAGTTCAAGGGCTCACTCAATAGCACTCTGGCGTTCTGCGGGATCCTCGGCGTCGGAGCCGCACTAGTCGCCATTCCGGCACAGACCACCATCCAGGAGGAAACTCCGGAATCCCAGAGAGGCAGGGTCTTCGGTCTTCAGAACAATCTGATCAACATCGCCCTCAGCCTGCCGCTAGTGCTGGCAGGCACTTTGGTCAGCAGCATTGGGCTTAGTCCAGTGTTGTGGTTGCTCGCCCTGCTGGCTCTTATTGCCGCGCTACTCGAACGCCCCTGGCAACGCTGCTAG